A segment of the Coffea arabica cultivar ET-39 chromosome 8c, Coffea Arabica ET-39 HiFi, whole genome shotgun sequence genome:
GGGAAGATAGAGTCTTAAAACAATTTTTGAAGTTTGCCCCATCTAAGTTTCTTGGGGGACCTGATCCCGAAATAGCGGAGAATTGGCTGGAGAGAATAACTAACATCTTTGCCGCTTTAGGCTACACTGAGGAGAGGCGAGTGAATTTCGCTACTTTTCAATTTGAAAATGCGAAACGTGCTTGGTAGAACATGATTAggaaaaaatgggaaagagcacaAACTCCTTGGATCTGGAaaaattttatgagagaattcAATGAGAAGTTTCTCCCACCTATGATTCAAGAAAAAAAGGATGATGAATTTATAAAGTTGAGACAAGAGACTTCTAGCGTGACTGACTCTGAGGAGCGATTCACTAAATTTTCTAGATTTGCTCCGGAATTAGTGGCCACTGAGAGGAGAAGGATAAGGCGATTCGTACAAGGGCTaaatgtggagattcaagaggaGTTAGTAGCAGaccaaatctctactttcacTGAGGCCCTAGAGAAAGCGCAGCCAGTCGAGAGTGCAAAAACTGCAATTTAGAGATTTTCGTGCAATGAAAATGGGTGCTCCTAGTAACCCTCCTGGACAAGTGGATAAGAGTGCTCCACCCCCTAAAATGGGAAGAGGAACAGGAGGAGTAAAGACATCTGGAATACCAAGAGGGGCTCTAACAAGAGGAGGCCACAGTAGACGAGACCAATCGAAGGAAACACCTCTTAGTGGACAGGCCGTAACTTCTCAAGTTATTTGTGGTTAATGTGGTAAACCCAACCATACGGAGAATGAGTGTTGGAAGAAAATGGGAAAGTGTCTGTATTGTGGCAGCACCAAACATCAGATCTCGAAATGTCCAAGTATACCAAAGGATAGAGGTAGTGGTCAACGGCCAGACAAGTCGGCATCTAAACAATCTAGTGCTCGAGGAAGTCGACCTAAGGTGCCgcctagggtttatgcattagaCCATCAGCAGGTTCCTGATTCCAATGAAATTATTGAAAGTACGATTCCTATCTTCCACCACTTAGttaaggttttaattgatcctggtgcgaCACATTCTTTTATAAACCCTAAATTCATGAATGCGGTAGACGTGAGGTCGATTAAGTTGCCCTATGACTTGGAGTTAAAAGGCCAAATGGAGATCAAATTTGATTGCGAATTTGGTgtatagaaattgtgagatctGAGTTGGAGAGCGAAAATTATTGACCGATTTGATGGATTTAGCTATTAAGGAGTATGATGTTATCCTAGATATGGATTGGTTAGCGCGCTACCATACTCAATTGAATTGTAAGACGAAAACGATAAAGTTATGTATTCCGAGAGAGACAATCATAAAATTGGATGTAAAGGATAGACTAGTGTCATCTgcccttatttcgggaatttGAGTTAGAAAAATATTGAGTATGGGAGGTCAAGGATATTTGGCCTTTTTTACAAATACTCCTGGTGATAAGGTGAGGTTAGAAGATATGCCAGTGGTAAAGAAATATCCAGATGTTTTTTCTGAAGAACTAGAGTCATTACcaccggaaagagagatagcaTTTAAAATTGCTATGACTCTAGCAGTAGCACCTATTTCTAAGACAACTTATAGAATGGCTCCAActaaattgaaagaaaagttACAATCAATGGCAGGATTTACTAAAGTGAGACTTTATAAGAGaaagtgattctccgtggggagctccaatattgtttgttaaaaaaaaggaTGGGAGCTTAAAATTGTGTATAGATTACCGAGACCTGAATGATATCACCATTAAAAACAATTACCCTTtacccacattgatgaattgtttgatcaattgtaaggggcggtagtattctcaaagttggatctcaagtagggttattatcaattgagaattttgaaaaaaatatacttAAAACTACCTTTAATTCAAGATACGGGCACTTTGAATTTGCAGTGATGTCGTTTGAGTTAACTAATGCTCCTACAGTTTTCATGAACCTAATGCACCGAATCTTTAAATCCTATTTAAATCAATTTGTGGTAGTGTTCACTGACGATATACTGGTGTACTCTAAAACTTTGGAGGATTATGAGAAACATTTGATGATTGTCTTGCAAACCTTGAGAGAACATCAACTGTATGCTAAGTTCAATAAATATGAATTATGGTTGAAGGAAGTAATTTTCTTGAGCCACATAATCTCCAAGAAAGGAATTAAGATGGATCCAACCAAAGTGGAAGCAACCGGAAAATCTTACTGAAGTTCTAAATTTCTTagggttagcagggtattaccgaaggtttatcaaaaatttttctaaaattacaGGACCCTTGACCGAGTTGACTAAGAAGAGTGGAAAGTTTATgtggagttctaagtgtgaaaaaagttttcaaaagttaaagaGACGATTGACAAGGGCACCTGTTTTAGCCTTGTCTAATGGAAAGGATAGTTTGGTGGTCTACACAGATGCTTCAAAAGAAGACTTGGGATGTGTATTGATACAAAATGAAAGGATGATTGTGTATG
Coding sequences within it:
- the LOC140013407 gene encoding uncharacterized protein, whose amino-acid sequence is MDILEERKNAEALREQSQEVKRRLARLAERQGLGPVNQLGAQERGEDRVLKQFLKFAPSKFLGGPDPEIAENWLERITNIFAALGYTEERRNMIRKKWERAQTPWIWKNFMREFNEKFLPPMIQEKKDDEFIKLRQETSSVTDSEERFTKFSRFAPELVATERRRIRRFVQGLNVEIQEELVADQISTFTEALEKAQPVESAKTAI